One window from the genome of Anopheles coluzzii chromosome X, AcolN3, whole genome shotgun sequence encodes:
- the LOC120955575 gene encoding sin3 histone deacetylase corepressor complex component SDS3-like — MATNRGGSTVYLEMDGRREQHALPEQDGENDADSGEDTDEASESELLTGTNNQHSVDERMEIREQMYQDKLANLLGQLELLKQGKHPEYLKIVDRLQLELDDRVLLNEVERDYLLACAERDCILEKAAAEKEFDEKKAELIENLIADLEDQKKMIEHEFATMELNGDSVDVKPTVTRKLRRRPNEPLPVPEKRRKPTTNQLTFLLEDKEVDHDLKLISRSKPISASRAAAAAAAAAAAAAASSTAAAAQHSVNDGASGSTGGTGGGTQTGGGGGGGVGVGGGGGGGGGGANAADQNGGSQPAEGYGGSGAAPTGTGGQSNAQPSTETRIEDGKLWYERRWFHRGQPVHVEGRDIPRFPANISAIGTEAICVKKTSDGQKVRIFLSHLRRGKVSIKRRAN, encoded by the exons ATGGCAACAAACCGGGGCGGTAGCACGGTGTACCTCGAAATGGACGGCCGGCGGGAGCAGCACGCCCTGCCGGAACAGGACGGCGAAAATGACGCCGATAGTGGTGAAG ACACCGACGAGGCGAGCGAGAGTGAGCTGCTGACCGGCACGAACAACCAGCACAGCGTGGACGAGCGGATGGAGATCCGGGAGCAGATGTACCAGGACAAGCTGGCGAACCTGCTCGGGCAGCTGGAGCTGCTGAAGCAGGGCAAGCACCCGGAGTACCTGAAGATCGTCGACCGGCTGCAGCTCGAGCTGGATGACCGGGTGCTGCTGAACGAGGTCGAGCGGGACTACCTGCTCGCGTGCGCGGAGCGCGACTGCATCCTCGAGAAGGCGGCCGCGGAGAAGGAGTTCGACGAGAAGAAGGCGGAGCTGATCGAGAACCTGATCGCCGACCTGGAGGACCAGAAGAAGATGATCGAGCACGAGTTCGCGACGATGGAGCTGAACGGCGACTCGGTCGACGTGAAGCCGACCGTGACGCGGAAGCTGCGCCGCCGCCCGAACGAGCCGCTGCCGGTGCCGGAGAAGCGCCGCAAGCCAACGACCAACCAGCTGACGTTTCTGCTGGAGGACAAGGAGGTGGACCACGATCTGAAGCTGATCTCGCGCAGCAAGCCGATCTCGGCGAGccgggcggcagcagcggcggcggcagctgcggccgccgccgcagcctcctccaccgccgccgccgctcaACATTCCGTCAACGATGGGGCGAGCGGTAGCACCGGCGGCACGGGTGGAGGAACGCAAACGGGTGgtggcggaggaggaggagtaggagtaggaggaggaggagggggcggcggcggaggaGCGAATGCTGCCGACCAGAACGGTGGATCTCAGCCGGCGGAGGGCTACGGTGGCAGTGGGGCAGCACCCACGGGAACG ggcGGACAATCGAACGCGCAACCGTCGACGGAAACGCGCATCGAGGATGGGAAGCTGTGGTACGAGCGGCGCTGGTTCCACCGCGGCCAGCCGGTGCACGTCGAGGGCCGGGACATACCGCGCTTTCCGGCCAACATCTCCGCGATCGGGACCGAGGCGATCTGCGTGAAGAAAACGTCCGACGGGCAGAAGGTGCGCATCTTTCTGTCGCATCTGCGCCGCGGCAAGGTGTCGATCAAGCGGCGGGCCAACTAA